CTATCTAAGAGCTCAATTCCCGCCTGCTGCTTAATAATTAATAAAAAAGGAATGATTTTTCCAATGCCCGTCATTGCAAAAAATAGCGTCAAACAACGCGCAGAAGATCGCTTCCGTATCCTCCAGTTACTACTCAATAATAAATCGTTATCTGAAGGGATACTCGGTAAGCTTGAAGACCCCTCGCAGCTCAACAATCCCGAACTTCTCGACCAGACCGCAGAAATAAAATCGCTAGTAAATAAACTCCCTGCGCCAGACTTGGCGGATACACTAGAAGCACTTCCTGCAGAAGAAAGACACGCATTATGGCGTTTGGTTGGAAAAGAAAAACGCGGTAAAACGCTGGTTGAAGCCTCTGAAAGCGTCTGGGACAGCCTGATCGACGAGATGAGTGACAAAGAGTTACTCAAAGCCCTGCAATCACTAGATATTGATGAACAGGTTTATCTCGGACAATACCTCCCACGCAATTTGATGGGACGCCTACTTACGTCCATGGAACCAGAGCAACGCGCACAGGTTCGAGAGGTCATCCGCTATGGTAAGCATACCGTTGGCGCGATTATGGACTTCGAAATCATTGCCGTGCGCCCTGATATTTCTCTCGCTACCGTGCAGCGTTTTTTACGCATGCGCGGAACCATTCCGCTCAATACTGACAAACTGTTTGTCACTGACCGCACTAACCGTCTGCTTGGCGAGCTCTCTCTAACCACGGTCTTGCTGAATAAACCAGAGGCGCTGGTTGGTGATGTCATGGACAAAGACCCTGCAACTTTTGATCCCGAAGATAATGACGAAGATGCAGCGCGTACCTTTGAACGAGATGACCTACTCAGCGCTGCCGTGATTGATGGCAAAGGCAAGCTAATGGGACGCCTAACCATCGAAGACATCGTCGACGTCGTTTATGAAGAGAGTGATACCGATTTACGTCGTATGGGCGGTTTAAGCGCCGAAGAAGATGTTTTCGCTCCCGTAACAAAGGCGGTCAAAACCCGTTGGGCATGGTTGGCCATTAACCTGTGCACGGCGTTCGTGGCTTCACGCGTTATCGGCTTATTTGAGCACACTATTTCGCAGTTGGTGGCGCTTGCGGCGTTGATGCCTATTGTGGCAGGAATCGGCGGTAACACAGGAAACCAAACTATCACCATGATAGTTCGGGCCTTGGCCTTGCAGCACATCCAGGCCGGGAATGTCTCATTCTTATTATTACGCGAACTGGGCGTGGCGCTGATTAACGGCGTGGTCTGGGGCGGCATTATGGGCGTCGTCACTTTTTTGCTTTACCACAATGCCGCTATGGGTGGCGTCATGACGTTGGCAATGGTGCTAAATTTGCTGATGGCCGCGTTAATGGGCGTCATTATCCCGATGACTATGATGCGTTTTGGCCGTGATCCTGCCGTGGGTTCCAGCGTACTTATCACCGCGATCACAGATACCGGCGGTTTTTTTATTTTCCTCGGTTTGGCAACGCTATTTCTGCTTTAACACCTCGCTAACTTTCAAGCTAGCGCACAGATTCTTTCGTTGTCTTGTGCGCTACAGCTAAACACCTCACAAGAGATAAACCAGAATTCATTTGCTATGCTAATTAATGTTGCACATGATGACATTTAGACTAATATTCGTGAAAATGCTAACGCAATAAATATCAGATAAATTAACGTATTGAACGTGTCACGTACACGTCATTAAGGCAGGGGTATGGATGTTAGTTTAGATGTTGGCGATGAAAAAAAGCCCTATTTTATTGTGACGCTTACCGTTTTCGCCGGTCTGATTTATCTGCTTGCCTGCTTCTGCATCACACTCACTCAGCACGACACCAACCTAGCCTCTTTGTGGTTCCCTACGGCGGCAACTATTGCCTTTTTATTCCATCATAAAAAGCATCAATGGCCTTTTATATTGCTCGCCGCTCAGTTAGCCACCATGGCAGCTAATTGGACATTTTTCCCTATCAGCCTCTTCTCGGTTCAACTCGCTTTGATCAATCAAGTTCAGGCGGTGGTATGCACCTTGCTGTTGAGCCGATTCCTAAATCATAAATCGCCAATTAACGGGCTCTATACTTGGCTCAGATTTGTTATTTGCAGCGTTATACTCGCACCGTTATTTAGTGCAACGTTAGCCGCAACCATTGTTTCACTGCATGGACTTGCGCCATTCAACCAAATTTTTGGTGTCTGGTTTATGTCAGAATCGATCAGTGTGATGGCGCTAACACCGGTTGGACTTCTCTATTATCGCGGCTTTTGGCGTAAGAGTCTTAATGAGCGAACGCTGACAGAAAGCATCATGATCATTGCGATTGCGATGGTTTCTTGTTTTTACGCCATGCAGTATCTGCCCTTCCCCTTCACTTTCGCCATCATTCCTATGCTTTGGGCCGCCATTCGCCTGCCGCTGCTACAGGCGTTTACCAGTTTTTTATGTGTCATAGTCCTGCTGGCGATCATGATGGCCTATCACGTGGTAGATATACGTTCAGCCTACCCTTCCGTGAATGATGTGCTGGTTTATACCCCGCTTCTGCTGGTGCTGTTGCCCGTTAACTCGGTTGCGGTACTGATGCACGCATTCCGCCTAGAGCGCGACCACATCGAAGAAAGCGAAACCCGTTTTCGCAACGTGATCGAATTTTCAGCTATCGGTACCGCATTGGTTGGCCTTGATGGCCGCTGGATTCAGGTAAACCCTGCGCTTTGCCAGATGCTGGGCTATCCTGCGCGCACGCTAACCGACATGACATTTCAAGACATCACGCACCGCGACGATTTAGAGTCCGACCTCCATCAACTAAATGCGTTAGTGGAAGGAAAGATTAGCAGCTACAGCATGGAAAAACGCTACTTACACAGTTCGGGTACCAGTATTTGGACCCTGCTCAGCGTTTCCTTAATTCGTGATCCTCAAGGTGAACCGCTGTATTTCGTATCGCAAATAAAAGACATCAGCGAAATAAAGAATAACGAAAGATACAAACAACAGCTTTTAGACAAACTGCATGAAGAAAAAGAGCGTCTGCATATCACGCTGACGTCGATCGGCGACGCGGTGATCAGTACCAATAGCCTGATGCGGGTGACGTTTATGAACCCCGTTGCAGAAAAGATGACCGGTTGGACACAACAGGAAGCGCTCGGTTTACCCATCGACAATATCGTGCATTTGTATGACGGTATTGATGGTGACAGCGTTTACCCGCTGCGTACTGATGAAAGCAGTCATGCCAGACGAGCCGAAGATCGCTTGATCCTAAAAAACTTACAAGGCACGCATTTCGATGTACAAAGCAGAGTTTCCGAGCTCACCACGATCAACGGGAACGTAATGGGCTATGTGCTGGTATTCCAAGATGTCAGCGAATCTCGAGAATTGCTACGCAAGCTCTCTTATAGCGCATTGCATGATCCACTGACCGGGCTACCGAACCGAGTTAGCTTTGAACAGGCTCTGAAACGAGCCCTCCGTCAGGCCGTAGAGGAAGAACGCTCCCACGCGCTGATATTCCTCGATCTAGACCGATTTAAGGCCGTTAACGACAGCGCCGGCCATGCCGCTGGCGATGCCCTATTGCAAAAAATCAGCCAACTTATGCATTCAAATATCCGCACTCAGGATATGTTAGCCCGCCTAGGCGGCGATGAATTTGCTTTCATTCTTATCGATTGCGAAGCAAGCAAAGCTAAAGAAATCATTGCACATATCATTCATCAGATAAATGACTACCTCTTTGTATGGGAAGGAAAACTTCATCGCGTTGGCGCCAGTGCAGGCATGACGCTTATCAACGTAGGCAACGCCCTGGCCGTTGATCTGATGAATCAGGCCGACATAGCGTGTTACACAGCGAAGCACAGCGGACGTGGCAAATTAATGAGCTATGAGCCCAAACACAAGCAGCACTTAAACTATGGTAAAGGGTTACTTAGCGCTGAAGATATTGATGATATTTTGACAGAAAACCGCATCAACATTCAGGCTCAGGGCATTGCGCCGCCCAAAACACCTCAGTCTATCGCGTTTTATAACCTCGATCTCATCCCTCATAACGCCGTAGGGGTGAATATTTTACCTGAGCTATTTCAGGAATCTTGCTTCCAAAATCATCGCCGTGAAGAGGTCGACCGTTGGTTGCTACGTGAAGTGCTAGAAAACCAAGCGCATGCTTTGAAAAACAAAGGTATTAGCATCGCTATTCCTATTGCCACCGGTAGTCTATGCAACTCAGCATTTATCGATCACATGTTTGAGATGATTCAAGCCTCGCCGCTTCCGCCTTCACGATTAATGCTTCGAGTGCCTGAAAGCGCTCTTAACGAAGATTACGCACAAGCGCAGCCTGTGCTTAATAAACTCACAGATCTAGGCTGTCGTTTGATCGTTGAAGACTTTGGCCGCAACCTCAGCGTGATTGAACGTTTGCAGTCAGTCAAAATCGAATATGTCATGATCACGCCAACGCTTATCACCAACGTACATTGCAACCAAATGGACGAAGTGCTGGTTTCGATCATCCATGGAAATGCATGGCGTCACGGCGCGCAGACTATCGCAGGACCCGCCGACATACAGGCTTCCCTGCTGACTCTCGACAGCATCAAAATCGATTTAGCCTTTGGCAATATGATTCAAGAAGTTAAACCGCTTTCATCCGTTCTACAGGACGGATATTTCGGCATTAACTAGAGCGGAATATCGGCACCCTCTCGCTTCAAAAGCCAGGCTTTCCTATCGATGCCGCCCGCGTAGCCGGTTAATTTCCCTGAGGAGCCAATGACTCGATGACACGGGATCACGACCGACCACGGGTTATGTCCGATTGCTTGAGCAACGGCCCGCACGCCTTTAGGATTACCGACTTTCAACGCCACGGCCATGTAGGTACAGGTTTCACCGCAGGGAATTTCGCTTAATGCTTGCCATACAGCCTGCTGGAATGGCGTGCCACGCGCCGCCAACGGGAAGTCAAAGCCATCGCTGTCGCCGGAGAAATAAGCCTGTAGCTGCTGACGTGCACGCTCAAGTACAGGGTGATGATTGAGCTCCCGATGCTGACTAAAATCAGGCAGATATTTTTGCCCATCAAAATAGACGCCGTGCACACTGTTATCATCAAACAAAATAAACATCTGGCCCTGAGGCGTTTTAAACTGACTGTAATTCATCATAATGTCTCCATTGTCCAAGCGTCGTTATGCCAAAGATGCAAATTGGCATAGGCACGCCATGGCCGCCATCGTTCGGCATATTTCACAATTTTACTCGGCGTCATCTGCGGGAAACGCTGTTTAATCAGATAATCGCCCTGTAAGAATGCATCTGGCCAACTCCACGCGCGCATCGCAATATAGGTAGCGGTCCAACTGCCGATCCCTGGAATAGCGGTGATAGCCGCAATACTCCCTTCAATATCCAGAACATCTTCTAGGATAAGACGCCCTTCACTCACCTCCTGCGCCAAACGCACAATGCTGGCGGCGCGTTTAAGTGGTATTCCGATAATTTTGAGCTCTTCCGCTGACAGTACAGCCAACCGATTAGCATCGGGGAATATGGCATTCAAACCCTCTAACGGTGTATCTACAAACTCCCCCCAACGCTCAGCAATCGCCGAGGCAAATTTCGCCGCCATTTTTACGCTAACCACCTGCCCTAAAATAGCCCGTACCGACTGTTCAAACGCATTCATGCATCCCGGCAAACGTAATCCTGGATTGTGCAAGGCGAGCTCACCTAAGCCTTCAGCGATGGCCTGCGGATCAGCATCTAAATCTAACAATTGGCGAACTCGGCGCAGCACTTCTGGCGCATGCGCCGTTAAAGAGCTCGAAATCTGCACCTTGACTCGGCATCGCTGAGCATCGGGGCGCAAAGCAATCCATCCCGAATCCTGCCCCACGCGTAACGTGCGCTGATATTCACCCTCGTCCGTCACGTTATCCACACCGGCCACGCAGCGCGCCTGCAGGAACCCTAGCATCCAGCCCCAATCATAGGGAGGACGATAGCTAACCGAAAGCATGAGTCCTTCTTCTTGCTTCGTCTTATTGGCACGCAAAGAACTGGGCGTCATTCGATACCTCGCACTGAATAACTCATTAAAGCGTCGCAAACTACCAAAGCCCGCGCTGAACGCCACTTCCTCTAACGGCAGATGGCTATCCATCAAAAGCCGTTTGGCCTGCAGTAAGCGATAAGATTGCGCATACTCAATCGGTGAAGCACCAAAATGCTCGGCGAAAACCCGTCGTAGCTGGCGATCCGAAATACCTAAACGCGTCGCCAGTGCCTCACAGCTATTCTGCGTTAAATAGCCCTGCTCGATTAGCTGAACCGCAACCTGTATATAACGATTAGAGAGATCGACAATGGATAAGCCGGGAGCGAGCTCTGGGCGGCACTTTAAGCATGGGCGATAACCATCGCGCTCAGCCGCCGCTGCGCTAGGATAAAAATGACAGTTCTCTGCTTTTGGCGTGCGCGCTCCGCAAACCGTACGACAATATATTTTTGTTGATGACACTCCGACAAAAATACGCCCATCAAATTTGGGATCGCGTGCTTTTAATGCGGCATACCAGATTTCATGATTACCGTTCATATTACCCCCCGCTTATTCTGTACACAGCTTATCCTTAATTATCCGTTCTGACTCGCGGAAATCGGACATTGATATCACCATAAGATCGCCACCACCGCATGCCTAAACAGGAATGACGGGAGGAGTTCATTGATGAAAACGGCACAATAGAGTAAAGTCGCCGCCCTTCATGGCATGGGGAACGCAGGAGAACATATGTTTATTGGATTTGATTACGGTACCGCAAACTGCTCCGTCGCAGTCATGCAAGGTGACCAACCTGAATTACTACCGCTTGAGCAGGACTCTCCGTATCTGCCCTCAATGTTGTGTGCGCCTACGCGTGAAGCAGTAAGCGAATGCTTACATCGCCATTGGCAAGTGCCAACCGGCAGCGATGAAAACCAACAATTATTGCGCCGTGCGATAAATTTTAATCGGGAAGAAGATATTCCCGTCACCGCAGATAGCCTACAGTTTGGCCTAAAGGCGCTCAGCCTGTATGTAGAAGACCCAGAAGAGGTTTACTTCGTCAAATCACCGAAGTCATTCTTGGGTGCCAACGGCTTGAAACCTCAGCAAATCGCAATGTTTGAGGATTTGGTGTGCGCTATGATGTTCCACATCAAACGTCAGGCGGAGAGCACGCTGAATCAATCAATTACCCAAGCGGTTATTGGGCGTCCGGTGAACTTTCAAGGCACCGGCGGCGAAGAGGCTAACGCACAGGCACAAGGTATTCTTGACCGTGCTGCCCATCGCGCAGGTTTTCAGGATGTGACTTTCCAATTTGAGCCCGTTGCTGCTGGGCTTGATTTTGAAGCAACGCTGAACGAAGAGAAAAAAGTGCTGGTCGTTGATATCGGAGGGGGTACAACCGACTGCTCCGTCCTGCTGATGGGCCCGCAGTGGCGCGATCGCACCGATCGTCATGAAAGCCTGCTGGGCCACAGCGGCTGCCGCGTGGGCGGTAACGACTTGGATATCATGCTGGCCTTTAAACAGCTCATGCCGCTGTTGGGCGCGGGTGGCGTCACCGAAAAAGGCACCGCGCTACCTGCCTTACCTTATTGGAATGCGGTCGCCACCAACGACGTTCCCGCACAAAGCGACTTTTACAGCACGGCGAATGGCCGCATGTTACGTGATTTAATCCGTGATGCCGCTGAACCTAGCAAGGTTGAACTTCTGCTGAAAGTTTATCAGCAGCGCCTAAGCTATCGCTTAGTGCGTAGCGCAGAAGAGAGCAAAATTGCGCTTTCTCAGCAAGATAGCATCAGCACAACGCTGGATTTCATTGCCAACGGCCTAGTTCAGCACCTCAACGTTCATGAATTAGCCGAAGCCATCATGCAGCCTCTAGAGCGCATTCAAGAGCAGGTCAGCAGCGCATTAACCGTCAGCAACATCACGCCTGAGGTCATCTATCTAACCGGGGGAAGTGCTCGCTCACCTCTGATTCGTGATGCGCTGGCGCGACAGCTGCCGGGGATCCCAATCGTCGGTGGCAACGACTTTGGTTCGGTAACCGCCGGTTTGGCACGCTGGGCGCAGCGTATTTATCGCTAAATGTAAGTAAATGCCAACTTACCAATGAAATGTGGCACCTATTGAACATCATCTGTAGGTGCCACGTTTTTTGTCTGCTGGGCGGCGGCATCAAGACGTTCCGTCAGCCTGCGAATTGCTTCTGTGAGTGCCTGAATCTCTTTTTCTTTCAGTAGATCGATTTTTTCGTGCAACAACTCGATTTCCAGCTCCGCTTTCACGTTAATCTCAAAATCATTTTCCGCCCTTTTTCTATCCATATCACTTTGCCGCGTTTGGCTCATCATAATGGCTGGTGCCGTATAGGCCGCCTGAAATGAAAGCAGCAAATTCAACAGGATAAATGGATAGGGATCCCACGCATTATGGCCAAACCATGCATTACCAACCATCCAGCATGCTAGCAAAATGCTTTGGATGATGATAAACCGCCACGAACCAATCACGCTGGTAACGCCATCCGCCATCCGCTGACCTAGCGTTAAAGCCGGTACCGAAGTGCCGGCAACATTCGTGGCCTTTTTCTGATTCAGGAACTTTTCTCGACGTAAACGACGCGATTCACGCAGCTTTTGTAGTAATGAGTTATCGTTAATATTCATGGAGTTTCTCTGCAACAAACATCAATAGCTTTCATCGTGGGGCAATTAAACCGATGACAGGATACTCCCACTTTGGCAACGACATTCGAATTCGTCAAACATGCCCAGGCAAAGTCGATAAAAAAAAGCAAATCAGATATCTATTCTCATTTGCGATACATGATTCAACTCACGAATTAAGATTGAAATTTAGTACTTCAGTGAACGATTAAGGCCAAAATCGGTTGTGAATTTGTTAGCTTTTTGGGCATGTTTTTTGCCGGAGCTAAATAAAACGAAAAAATAGCACGAAAAGCAAAAAAGAAAGGCCTCAAGTACGCTTACACATCTTGTCAGATTGTCCCCCTTGGGGCAAAATACGCGCCCTGCAAATGGCCGATGTATAAAATGACATCGGTTATTTTTTTGCATCAGGTAATGAGTTTTATAACTGAGGCCGGCTTAAAACCGGACATGATAATCGCTATTTAGCGGCACATTTAGCCGCGCTACTACTGAGGAAACTTAGATGGGGCAATCATTCGCTTTCGCGCCGGGATTCACTGGCATGCGCTGCAGCAGCAGCGACTACGGGGCTGGAGCTTCTTTCTCCGCTCGCGCTTCTTTTACATCTCCCCTGTCCGAATATTATTCAATTATTAGTAGTCTCTTCACACGAAGTTTTCCTGTGATCTCTCCGCTTTGCGCAACATCGAACCAAAAAGTCGAGAGCATGGGAGGACTGCGTCATGGCGATTAATACCGCACCTCAAAAACGTGTCGAACTCCGTAAAACATTGACGCTTGTACAAGTCGTCATGATGGGGTTGGCCTATCTGCAGCCGATGACCATTTTTGATACCTTTGGTATCGTTAGCGGTCTCACTGATGGCCACGTTGCCACATCTTATGCTATTGCACTGATTGCAGTGTTGTTCACTGCGGTTAGTTACGGAAAGCTGGTTAAGCGCTTCCCGTCAGCTGGCTCAGCCTATACCTACGCGCAGAAGGCGATTAGCCCGCACGTTGGTTTTATGGTGGGTTGGTCTTCTCTACTTGATTATCTGTTTATGCCGATGATCAACATTTTGCTGGCTAAAATTTACCTTGAAGCAATTTTCCCAGGCGTACCGTCTTGGATTTTTGTGGGTGGTTTAGTCACGCTGATGACCCTATTTAACCTACGAGGCATTAACCTCGTTGCAAACTTGAACTCCATCATTGTGGTGATTCAGGTTGCTATCATGATTATCTTCTTGGGTCTGGTTATCCACGGTATTTACGGTGGTGAAGGTGCCGGTACGCTGATCAGCAGCCGTCCATTTATCTCTGAGAATGCGCATGTGGTGCCAATGATAACCGGGGCGACGATACTCTGCTTCTCGTTCTTAGGCTTTGATGGTATCAGTTCATTGTCTGAAGAAACGCCAGATGCAGGGCGCGTTATCCCGAAAGCAATTTTCCTGACAGCGCTGATTGGCGGTGTGATCTTTATCGTGGTGTCGTACTTCTTACAGTTGTACTTCCCAGATATCTCACGCTTCGCTAACCCAGATGCATCACAGCCAGAAATCATGCTGTTTGTAGCAGGCAAGTTCTTCCAGTCCATCATTCTGGTGTTCTCCTGCGTCACGGTACTGGCTTCAGGTATGGCCGCTCACGCCGGTGTTTCTCGCCTGATGTACGTTATGGGCCGTGATGGCGTGTTCCCTGAGCGCCTGTTCGGATACATCCACCCGAAATGGCGTACTCCTGCGTTCAACGTGCTGTTGGTCGGTTGCATTGCCTTGTCAGCGGTATCATTTGATCTGGTGACAGCCACGGCGCTGATTAACTTTGGTGCTCTGGTGGCGTTTACTTTCGTGAACCTGTCAGTTATCTCTCAGTTCTACATTCGTGAAAAACGTAATCGTACGCTGAAAGACAACATCAACTATCTGCTGCTGCCGGTATTAGGCGCTGCAACCGTTGGTGTACTGTGGGTAAACTTGGAAGAGAGCTCTATGACGTTAGGTCTGATTTGGGGCGCTATCGGTCTGGGTTACTTAACCTTCCTGACTCGCCGCTTCCGTCAACCGCCTCCGCAGTATGACGCTGAAATCGCTCAGTAAAAACTCAACCTGATAAACTAAAAAGCCCGTTCACTGAACGGGCTTTTTTATATCTATTAGCCAATCGACAAACGCGCCTAAAGCCGTCTGCACATGCGCGCATTCTCAAGCTGCTGTCCGCCGACCTCAACGTTTTGGCAATAAACAATCTCAAAACCATAACGCGTGAAGAAAGGCTGGGCAGTAAGGCTTACATAAGCATAAATTTCAGGAAGGCTACGCAGCTGCGCTCGTTGCAGTATTTCATCCATCATCGCTCGAGCGATGCCCTGATGCGCAAATGAAGCTGATACGTAGAAATGATCGATTAATCCATCAGGCTGCAAATCGAAATAGCCGGCGATCTCTCCGTCAACTAAGGCTACGGTCGGTTGAATACGCTCAAGTACGTCCAGCCAATAATTAGGATCCGCACTAGCCTCAATCCATGCCGTTCGCTGAGCGAGATTATATTCACCCACGGTGAGTTGAGAAACCGCAGACTCATACACTAGCCGCAAAGCAAGCGCATCAGAATGATCAAACAGGCGAAATTGAATCTGCGGCATAAGACTAGGCCTTGGTAGCCAGCATAACGCTGGAGGCTTTAATCAATGCAATTACGCGACTGCCGGCGCTTAGCGCCATTTCCTCTGCGCTTTCATTGGTAACAACGGAAGTGAGTTCAATCCCCTGATCGGTTTTCACATGCACCGTTGAGTTCACAGCCCCCTTAAGAAAGGCACTCACTTCACCGGCGAATTGATTACGGGCAGAAAATACTAAACCACAATCCTCTGAAGCCAAAATAACCCAAGGCGCCTTGATTAACGCGACAGCGTCTTTGCCTTTGCTTAACCCCATGGCTTGTTTGCTCGCGTGAGTGACGACCGCCACAATTTTCGAGCCGCCGTTTAAGGTCAATTCAACCTCGTCATTGACGGCTCCATCCGCGACAGCTGAAATGACGCCACTCAATTGGTTACGTGCTGAAACAGACATTTTGCTCTCCTTGATTAAACAAACTGTATTGAGGACACAATGATGCAGACTCTAAACAACTCACGTAACATCAAGGAGATAATTCAGGTTAGTAAGACGAACTCACATTGATGTTGCTTGAAATTCACGAATCTAGACCGACCCTTAATACTAACAGAAGTTAATCGCAGCAACAGAGACCAACCCGATCTATTCAGCCAGCCACTTCAGCACCAAAGAAGACTTCGTCTGCGCGACGTGAACGTTCATAACCAGAGTAATAATATTCCTGCAAACCACGATCTTCGCTGCCGTGGAAAAAATCAGCAATGGCATCACGTTCTAGTCCGTAATCGCGCGCCAACTCCCCCGCTCGGCAGGCAGCCATATAACGATTTTCAACCCGTTTGCCAAAGCTGTGTGCAAATCCACAAACGAAACCACGCCGATAGTCGAAGCAGTGCTGGCTCATCTCATTGGCCGATTTAGGTTCATAAGCCCTTACGCCGTCCATCACACCTTCGCCAAAATGATTTTTCACATCATCCTCCACGACTCATTCACCATGAGAGATAACCTCAATAAATTGCTATCGTTGAGCAAATAGCAATCGTTATATAAAACATTATACAACGATTATATCAATGAAAGGTATACCCTTCGCGAGGTAGGCTAAAGACAAGTCTGAGAATCGAATGAGGGTCAATTCAAGTGTATGACGATCATCGTTCAACCGAGTATAATCACGCGCTTGATTCGAGAACCGCATCATAACGCTATTCTGTAATCACGAAATTCTGTTATTACTCAATTTTGTCACGACTACATAGGGGAAGAAAATGGCTGATGAGTTTGACAACGCCAGTGCACTGGAAGAATTAGAGCGTGACCTCGCTCTTGCTAACCGCCAAAAGACGCAGATGCCATTTACCGGTATGTGTTATAACTGCCACGAAAAAATTGAAAGTGGCAACTTTTGCGACAAAGACTGCTGTGAAGATTGGCAGAAAGCGCAATGGGCTAAATCACAGCGCCAACGTTAATTTTTGATTTTAATATCAATAATATAACGTCACAGTTTTAGTAAACTAACGGGAAGGTCAGAGATGTCATCAACGCCAGCCGAAGTGTGTTATCACGTCAATAAACCGATCACTGTGGCACAGTTTTCACAATTGTTGTCTGAAACAACGCTAGGCCCTCGACGCCCGCTAGATAACCCTGAATGTTTGGCTGGAATGTTAGAACATGCAGATATCTTAGTCACTGCATGGGCTGGTGAGCGCCTGATTGGCATCGCTCGTTCGGTGACAGATTTCAACTACTGCTGCTATTTATCCGATCTGGCGGTATCAGAGTCGGTGCAAAAAAGCGGCGTAGGTAAGGCATTAATACAGATGACGTGTCGCCAGCTGAAACCCAACTGCAAAGTTATTCTGCTGGCAGCACCGCTCGCACAGGAATATTACCCACGTTTGGGCTTTGATCAACACCCAAGCGCGTGGACCTGCACCGCCGAGAGTCTTATCTAATTTCCCACTAAACCCTATTTCAATCACAAATTCATCATAAACATCTGTTCTATGAATGGTTTGTGA
This is a stretch of genomic DNA from Hafnia alvei. It encodes these proteins:
- the mgtE gene encoding magnesium transporter yields the protein MPVIAKNSVKQRAEDRFRILQLLLNNKSLSEGILGKLEDPSQLNNPELLDQTAEIKSLVNKLPAPDLADTLEALPAEERHALWRLVGKEKRGKTLVEASESVWDSLIDEMSDKELLKALQSLDIDEQVYLGQYLPRNLMGRLLTSMEPEQRAQVREVIRYGKHTVGAIMDFEIIAVRPDISLATVQRFLRMRGTIPLNTDKLFVTDRTNRLLGELSLTTVLLNKPEALVGDVMDKDPATFDPEDNDEDAARTFERDDLLSAAVIDGKGKLMGRLTIEDIVDVVYEESDTDLRRMGGLSAEEDVFAPVTKAVKTRWAWLAINLCTAFVASRVIGLFEHTISQLVALAALMPIVAGIGGNTGNQTITMIVRALALQHIQAGNVSFLLLRELGVALINGVVWGGIMGVVTFLLYHNAAMGGVMTLAMVLNLLMAALMGVIIPMTMMRFGRDPAVGSSVLITAITDTGGFFIFLGLATLFLL
- a CDS encoding PAS domain S-box protein: MDVSLDVGDEKKPYFIVTLTVFAGLIYLLACFCITLTQHDTNLASLWFPTAATIAFLFHHKKHQWPFILLAAQLATMAANWTFFPISLFSVQLALINQVQAVVCTLLLSRFLNHKSPINGLYTWLRFVICSVILAPLFSATLAATIVSLHGLAPFNQIFGVWFMSESISVMALTPVGLLYYRGFWRKSLNERTLTESIMIIAIAMVSCFYAMQYLPFPFTFAIIPMLWAAIRLPLLQAFTSFLCVIVLLAIMMAYHVVDIRSAYPSVNDVLVYTPLLLVLLPVNSVAVLMHAFRLERDHIEESETRFRNVIEFSAIGTALVGLDGRWIQVNPALCQMLGYPARTLTDMTFQDITHRDDLESDLHQLNALVEGKISSYSMEKRYLHSSGTSIWTLLSVSLIRDPQGEPLYFVSQIKDISEIKNNERYKQQLLDKLHEEKERLHITLTSIGDAVISTNSLMRVTFMNPVAEKMTGWTQQEALGLPIDNIVHLYDGIDGDSVYPLRTDESSHARRAEDRLILKNLQGTHFDVQSRVSELTTINGNVMGYVLVFQDVSESRELLRKLSYSALHDPLTGLPNRVSFEQALKRALRQAVEEERSHALIFLDLDRFKAVNDSAGHAAGDALLQKISQLMHSNIRTQDMLARLGGDEFAFILIDCEASKAKEIIAHIIHQINDYLFVWEGKLHRVGASAGMTLINVGNALAVDLMNQADIACYTAKHSGRGKLMSYEPKHKQHLNYGKGLLSAEDIDDILTENRINIQAQGIAPPKTPQSIAFYNLDLIPHNAVGVNILPELFQESCFQNHRREEVDRWLLREVLENQAHALKNKGISIAIPIATGSLCNSAFIDHMFEMIQASPLPPSRLMLRVPESALNEDYAQAQPVLNKLTDLGCRLIVEDFGRNLSVIERLQSVKIEYVMITPTLITNVHCNQMDEVLVSIIHGNAWRHGAQTIAGPADIQASLLTLDSIKIDLAFGNMIQEVKPLSSVLQDGYFGIN
- a CDS encoding methylated-DNA--[protein]-cysteine S-methyltransferase, whose protein sequence is MMNYSQFKTPQGQMFILFDDNSVHGVYFDGQKYLPDFSQHRELNHHPVLERARQQLQAYFSGDSDGFDFPLAARGTPFQQAVWQALSEIPCGETCTYMAVALKVGNPKGVRAVAQAIGHNPWSVVIPCHRVIGSSGKLTGYAGGIDRKAWLLKREGADIPL
- the alkA gene encoding DNA-3-methyladenine glycosylase 2, with the protein product MNGNHEIWYAALKARDPKFDGRIFVGVSSTKIYCRTVCGARTPKAENCHFYPSAAAAERDGYRPCLKCRPELAPGLSIVDLSNRYIQVAVQLIEQGYLTQNSCEALATRLGISDRQLRRVFAEHFGASPIEYAQSYRLLQAKRLLMDSHLPLEEVAFSAGFGSLRRFNELFSARYRMTPSSLRANKTKQEEGLMLSVSYRPPYDWGWMLGFLQARCVAGVDNVTDEGEYQRTLRVGQDSGWIALRPDAQRCRVKVQISSSLTAHAPEVLRRVRQLLDLDADPQAIAEGLGELALHNPGLRLPGCMNAFEQSVRAILGQVVSVKMAAKFASAIAERWGEFVDTPLEGLNAIFPDANRLAVLSAEELKIIGIPLKRAASIVRLAQEVSEGRLILEDVLDIEGSIAAITAIPGIGSWTATYIAMRAWSWPDAFLQGDYLIKQRFPQMTPSKIVKYAERWRPWRAYANLHLWHNDAWTMETL